In one Candidatus Omnitrophota bacterium genomic region, the following are encoded:
- a CDS encoding type II toxin-antitoxin system HicB family antitoxin: MKIDIEREDDGRWIAEAPDLPGVMAYGLTRSEAIVKVEALALRVLADRLDHGESIPELNELFALPS; encoded by the coding sequence ATGAAAATCGATATCGAGCGGGAAGACGACGGGCGCTGGATCGCGGAAGCGCCGGATTTGCCTGGAGTCATGGCCTACGGACTCACTCGATCCGAGGCCATTGTCAAAGTGGAAGCGCTGGCGCTTCGGGTACTGGCGGATCGGTTGGATCATGGCGAATCGATTCCGGAATTGAACGAACTGTTTGCGCTTCCATCATGA